Proteins encoded by one window of Meiothermus sp. CFH 77666:
- a CDS encoding metallophosphoesterase family protein, producing the protein MRLGIIAEIHANLPALEAALEALRKEGIDQVLAVGDLVGYGPHPRQVIRKLDREGIPCVPGAADLRVAYHLPSPAREGIAETTIIWTREQLGPREMHFLRNLRSRHRYDTPGGRLMVFHGSPEDPENKIDLNDAHPAEILKMLESIRSRYAVVAGKHIPFRRVVLKGVVYDPGSVGLSLGGEPGADVLILEDDIHGEIHHRFLKLPYDYGQVTFDLAAWELPEVLAEVVRQGRFPK; encoded by the coding sequence ATGCGCCTGGGAATTATTGCGGAAATTCACGCCAACCTGCCAGCGCTTGAAGCGGCGCTGGAGGCTCTACGCAAAGAGGGCATTGATCAGGTGCTGGCCGTGGGGGATCTGGTGGGTTATGGCCCTCATCCGCGCCAGGTAATCCGTAAGCTAGACCGAGAAGGTATCCCCTGCGTTCCGGGGGCCGCCGACCTCCGGGTGGCCTATCACCTCCCCTCCCCTGCCCGCGAAGGCATTGCCGAGACCACCATCATCTGGACCCGCGAACAACTAGGCCCCCGCGAGATGCATTTTTTGCGCAATCTGCGTTCGCGCCACCGTTACGACACCCCTGGGGGCCGCCTGATGGTGTTTCACGGCTCTCCAGAAGACCCTGAAAACAAAATTGATCTTAATGACGCGCACCCGGCAGAAATTTTGAAAATGCTGGAAAGCATCCGCTCACGTTATGCGGTGGTTGCGGGCAAGCACATCCCCTTTCGCCGAGTGGTACTCAAAGGGGTGGTCTACGACCCCGGCTCGGTGGGCTTGAGCCTGGGGGGTGAGCCTGGCGCCGATGTGCTCATTCTGGAAGACGACATCCACGGCGAAATTCATCACCGCTTTCTCAAGCTGCCCTACGATTACGGCCAGGTTACTTTCGACCTGGCCGCCTGGGAGTTGCCGGAGGTGCTGGCCGAAGTGGTGCGGCAGGGGCGATTCCCCAAGTAA
- a CDS encoding AAA family ATPase, with protein sequence MPETLPQPSELVLHLLGSPRVWLGGQGITLPTKKLLGLVAYLALEGPTPRSKLAGLFWSENDEESARRNLRRELFRLRETPLKDCVQVGSNEVGVASPAQTDVARFRALVEQGRYEEALNLYRGALLEALELPGADGFSEWLAQEREELGRLWQRTLLYQAENLETRGDWRGALEIHLQLLAQDSLQERHQREVMRLYYLLGEREAALERFEQFRGTLRQELGLEPLPETLHLAEQIRSARSVETRPLAVQPAGSVLPLTAPLVGREQVWQQMESAWADGQWVLLGGLAGVGKTRLLREFMLHQGRPLLHQGRPTDACLPFATLSRAIREQWQTQPNPGLAPWVRLELARLVPELEDAPPPPLRAPDERLRLYEAYVVFLESALRETGGLVFDDLQYFDLQSLELLMFALQRLHERGQAYRFLGAYRRGELGPEAERLLRQLHALGPGLELELKPLSAPQMLELVRRMSGSPEGQIFTQRLYRATAGNPFFLLETLKTLFESGLLRINQEGGWETPFDQETSDYRELPIPKSVREAVLRRVENLGEGARRLLEAACLATDGFSLATLGGATALSEWEAVEALEQTLEAAILESSPHGYRFAHDLFAESLREALSPERKRLLHRKLAASLERLDGPAAQIAEHLERAQEPQEVIRWRIRAAQTAERVYAHPEALAQYQRALELGLRLPEAFGVHLALANLYQNQLDYARAQQELERLDGTARSSSEQAELDVAWARLLFHQGRYEQARSKAQAALERAPDGPSRVLALRLSGSSLFRLGDSAGAIRHLEQGLEAARQYAFELIPTLSIDLAYPLLQQGQTEQARQQVEQALRLTQPWQRDHALALNARARLELATNQTEQAGQTLGQALEVAYRLQDETLAFAFLTNLLRVQLEAGALPEARDHLLEAETRFKNAHPRTQSTLKRRLAEVEYLSGHLGAALRALQAAIAMADALGERDQQVSLRALQATWLGYLGALPQGWEVCAALKQLQPESPQLRTTQALLYLLEGRLSAAQALLEPLQAEPPSLPEAQATVSCYLGLLANRQKEPEKALALAQTRYPSGALQALNLAVRLEATRQLGQPLEPLLLEAQALLASGKAPPLEGLELRRVLLETLPNSPLRRETQQSVQALAATLEGYLELKQTFLQRQRDGLR encoded by the coding sequence ATGCCAGAGACCTTACCCCAACCATCCGAGCTGGTGCTGCATCTGCTGGGCTCGCCTAGGGTGTGGTTAGGGGGACAGGGTATCACCCTGCCCACCAAAAAGCTTTTGGGATTGGTGGCTTATCTGGCCCTCGAGGGCCCCACTCCCCGCAGCAAGCTGGCTGGGTTGTTCTGGAGTGAAAACGACGAGGAAAGTGCGCGGCGAAACCTGCGCCGGGAACTCTTCCGCCTGCGCGAGACCCCGCTCAAAGACTGTGTACAGGTAGGCAGCAACGAAGTCGGTGTGGCGAGCCCTGCGCAAACCGATGTAGCCCGGTTCCGGGCGCTGGTGGAGCAGGGCCGATATGAAGAGGCTCTCAACCTGTACCGGGGCGCTTTGCTGGAAGCGCTCGAGCTGCCCGGAGCAGACGGGTTCAGCGAGTGGCTCGCACAAGAGCGCGAGGAGCTAGGCCGCCTGTGGCAACGAACCCTCCTGTACCAGGCTGAGAACCTCGAGACCCGGGGGGACTGGCGGGGGGCGCTGGAGATTCACCTGCAACTGCTGGCCCAGGACAGCCTGCAAGAGCGCCACCAGCGCGAGGTGATGCGGCTCTATTATCTGCTGGGAGAGCGCGAGGCGGCGCTGGAGCGCTTCGAGCAGTTCAGGGGAACCCTGAGGCAGGAACTGGGCCTCGAGCCCCTACCCGAGACCCTGCACCTGGCCGAACAGATTCGCAGCGCACGGTCGGTGGAAACCAGGCCCCTTGCCGTGCAGCCCGCAGGCTCTGTCCTGCCCCTAACTGCCCCACTGGTAGGGCGCGAACAGGTCTGGCAGCAGATGGAGAGCGCCTGGGCCGATGGGCAGTGGGTGCTGCTCGGTGGCCTGGCGGGGGTGGGCAAGACCCGCTTACTGCGCGAGTTCATGCTGCACCAGGGACGGCCCCTGCTTCACCAGGGCCGCCCCACCGATGCCTGCCTGCCTTTTGCTACCCTGAGCCGAGCCATCCGCGAACAGTGGCAAACCCAGCCGAACCCTGGGCTGGCGCCCTGGGTACGCCTCGAACTGGCCCGACTGGTGCCGGAACTGGAAGACGCTCCACCCCCACCCCTCAGGGCCCCCGACGAGCGCCTGCGCCTGTACGAAGCCTATGTGGTCTTTCTGGAAAGCGCCCTCCGAGAAACCGGCGGTTTGGTGTTCGACGACCTCCAGTACTTCGACCTGCAAAGCCTGGAGTTGCTCATGTTTGCGCTCCAGCGGCTGCACGAGCGGGGTCAGGCATATCGGTTTCTGGGGGCGTATCGCAGAGGCGAGCTTGGCCCAGAAGCAGAGCGCCTGCTCCGACAGCTACACGCCCTGGGCCCTGGTCTGGAACTCGAGCTCAAACCCCTCTCAGCGCCGCAGATGCTCGAGCTGGTGCGGCGGATGTCGGGTTCCCCCGAGGGCCAGATCTTTACCCAGAGACTTTACCGGGCTACCGCCGGCAATCCCTTTTTTCTGCTGGAAACCCTCAAAACCCTGTTCGAGTCGGGCCTGCTACGCATCAATCAGGAGGGCGGCTGGGAAACGCCGTTTGACCAGGAAACCAGCGATTATCGGGAGTTGCCCATCCCCAAAAGCGTTCGAGAGGCCGTGCTGCGCCGGGTGGAAAACCTGGGTGAAGGTGCCCGGCGGCTGCTGGAGGCTGCCTGTCTGGCCACAGATGGGTTCAGCCTGGCAACGCTGGGCGGGGCTACCGCGCTCTCCGAGTGGGAGGCCGTAGAAGCCCTCGAGCAAACCCTGGAAGCGGCCATCCTGGAGTCCAGTCCCCACGGCTACCGGTTCGCCCATGACCTCTTTGCCGAGTCGCTGCGGGAGGCCCTTTCCCCCGAGCGCAAACGCCTCTTGCACCGCAAACTGGCAGCCAGCCTGGAACGCCTGGACGGGCCTGCTGCCCAGATTGCCGAGCACCTCGAGCGAGCCCAGGAGCCTCAGGAGGTCATCCGCTGGCGCATCCGGGCCGCCCAGACCGCCGAACGGGTGTACGCCCACCCCGAGGCCCTCGCTCAGTACCAGCGGGCCCTGGAACTGGGCCTCAGGCTCCCCGAAGCCTTTGGGGTGCACCTGGCCCTGGCCAACCTGTATCAGAACCAACTGGACTATGCCCGGGCCCAGCAGGAACTGGAACGGCTAGACGGCACCGCCCGCTCCAGCAGCGAACAGGCCGAACTGGACGTGGCCTGGGCCCGCCTCCTGTTTCACCAGGGGCGCTACGAGCAGGCCAGGAGCAAAGCCCAGGCTGCCCTGGAGCGCGCCCCCGACGGCCCCAGCCGGGTGCTGGCGCTGCGGCTTTCGGGTTCGTCGTTGTTTCGGCTGGGGGATTCTGCGGGGGCCATCCGGCACCTCGAGCAAGGCCTCGAGGCAGCCCGGCAGTACGCCTTCGAACTGATACCAACCCTCTCTATAGACCTGGCCTATCCCCTGCTACAACAGGGCCAGACCGAGCAGGCCCGGCAGCAGGTGGAGCAGGCCCTGCGGCTCACCCAGCCCTGGCAGCGCGACCACGCCCTGGCCCTCAATGCGCGGGCCCGGCTGGAACTGGCCACCAACCAGACCGAACAGGCCGGGCAGACCCTGGGCCAGGCCCTCGAGGTGGCCTACCGGCTCCAGGACGAAACCCTGGCCTTCGCCTTCCTGACCAACCTGCTGCGGGTGCAGCTCGAGGCCGGGGCCCTGCCCGAAGCCCGTGACCACCTGCTGGAAGCCGAGACCCGTTTCAAAAACGCCCACCCCCGTACCCAGAGCACCCTCAAGCGCCGCCTGGCCGAGGTGGAGTACCTTTCGGGCCACCTGGGGGCTGCCCTCCGCGCGTTGCAGGCGGCCATCGCCATGGCCGATGCCCTGGGTGAGCGCGACCAGCAGGTGAGCCTGCGGGCCCTCCAGGCCACCTGGCTGGGCTATCTGGGGGCCTTGCCCCAGGGCTGGGAGGTTTGCGCGGCCCTAAAGCAGCTCCAACCCGAGTCCCCCCAGCTTCGCACCACCCAGGCCCTGCTCTACCTGCTGGAAGGCCGCCTCTCCGCCGCTCAGGCTCTGCTCGAGCCGCTTCAGGCAGAGCCCCCAAGCCTGCCCGAGGCCCAGGCTACGGTCTCTTGTTACCTGGGCCTGCTGGCCAACCGCCAGAAAGAGCCCGAAAAAGCCCTGGCCCTGGCCCAGACCCGCTACCCCAGCGGGGCCCTGCAAGCCCTGAACCTGGCGGTGCGCCTCGAGGCCACCCGCCAGCTCGGCCAACCGCTGGAGCCCTTGCTCCTGGAGGCCCAGGCGCTGTTGGCTTCCGGCAAAGCCCCCCCGCTGGAGGGGCTCGAGCTGCGTCGCGTTTTGTTAGAAACCCTTCCAAACAGCCCATTGCGCCGGGAGACCCAGCAGAGCGTACAGGCCCTGGCCGCAACGCTCGAGGGCTACCTCGAGCTCAAGCAGACCTTCTTGCAAAGGCAGCGAGACGGGCTCCGATAA
- the lnt gene encoding apolipoprotein N-acyltransferase translates to MQFWLPLLLGVALALCLPPTPLGFLIPLPLIWLLTRGGFRFGLLAGIGFWAVHLVWLPLSFVVLFETPWGAVPYLPLVLIKAAVWGVVFGLTRDKPLARAGLWVVQEYLTSLGEVAFPWGFLGYALVEAPGRVFASLGGVYLLSLLVLAVALGLYFAGRRVAQERVVFSAHSLGLMGILLFWVGLWIMPLPTTQGNLAALLVQGNINPLRKLEGLSAEQTYLELTLKGLQAHPEAQVVIWPETAVASFSPQLPALLGSRELLSGLETGLTNRAVRVVGGQITHFYDKNRLVPFGENFPWSEALRPVYRFFFRAFGFGGDLASRTPGTAYVLLDRYGAFICYESVFPSVARKLVLNGAEVLQLGSNDAWYGPSFGGLQHFQMGRLRAVETGRWLLRAGNDGVTAIIDPYGRVTARIPQRQPGFLAGQFALLQGQTLYVRWGDWAVVLAGALGVLGLRIRAKGTIV, encoded by the coding sequence GTGCAGTTCTGGCTTCCCCTTCTATTAGGTGTAGCGCTGGCGCTCTGCCTGCCGCCCACGCCGCTGGGTTTTTTGATCCCGCTGCCCCTGATCTGGCTCCTGACGCGGGGGGGCTTTCGCTTTGGCTTGCTGGCTGGAATTGGCTTCTGGGCGGTGCATCTGGTCTGGCTACCGCTTAGTTTTGTGGTGCTATTTGAAACGCCCTGGGGCGCAGTGCCCTATCTTCCGCTGGTCTTGATCAAGGCCGCCGTCTGGGGGGTTGTGTTTGGCCTGACCCGGGACAAACCCCTCGCCCGTGCCGGGCTGTGGGTGGTGCAAGAGTACCTCACCTCCTTGGGGGAAGTCGCTTTTCCGTGGGGCTTTTTGGGCTATGCGCTGGTAGAGGCTCCGGGGCGGGTTTTTGCCAGCCTGGGCGGTGTCTACCTGCTTTCGCTACTGGTGTTGGCGGTGGCGCTCGGTCTGTACTTTGCCGGAAGGCGTGTAGCGCAAGAGCGAGTGGTCTTTTCTGCTCACAGCCTGGGGTTAATGGGCATTTTGTTGTTTTGGGTGGGGTTATGGATCATGCCACTGCCCACTACACAGGGGAACCTGGCCGCCCTGCTGGTGCAGGGCAACATCAACCCCTTGCGAAAGCTCGAGGGCCTCTCTGCCGAACAAACCTACCTGGAACTCACCCTCAAGGGTCTGCAAGCCCATCCCGAGGCCCAGGTCGTGATCTGGCCCGAGACCGCCGTAGCGAGCTTTTCGCCCCAGTTGCCGGCTTTGCTGGGTAGCCGGGAGCTTTTGAGCGGCCTCGAGACCGGCCTCACAAACCGGGCGGTGCGGGTGGTGGGCGGTCAGATCACCCACTTCTACGACAAAAACCGGCTGGTGCCCTTTGGCGAGAACTTTCCCTGGAGCGAGGCCCTGCGCCCGGTGTATCGGTTCTTTTTCCGGGCTTTCGGATTCGGTGGCGATCTGGCCAGCCGCACGCCTGGAACGGCCTACGTGCTCCTGGACAGATATGGCGCATTTATTTGCTATGAATCGGTCTTCCCATCGGTTGCGCGAAAGCTGGTTTTGAACGGTGCAGAGGTTTTGCAACTCGGCTCCAACGATGCCTGGTATGGCCCCAGCTTTGGGGGCTTGCAACACTTCCAGATGGGCCGCCTGCGGGCGGTGGAGACCGGGCGCTGGTTGCTCCGGGCCGGCAACGATGGCGTAACCGCCATCATTGACCCCTATGGCCGGGTTACGGCCCGTATTCCCCAGCGTCAACCCGGCTTTCTGGCAGGGCAGTTTGCTCTGCTGCAGGGCCAAACGCTCTATGTGCGCTGGGGGGATTGGGCGGTGGTGCTGGCGGGGGCTCTGGGAGTGCTCGGCTTGCGAATCCGTGCAAAAGGCACTATAGTTTAG